A genomic stretch from Juglans microcarpa x Juglans regia isolate MS1-56 chromosome 3S, Jm3101_v1.0, whole genome shotgun sequence includes:
- the LOC121258563 gene encoding LOW QUALITY PROTEIN: pentatricopeptide repeat-containing protein At2g02750-like (The sequence of the model RefSeq protein was modified relative to this genomic sequence to represent the inferred CDS: inserted 2 bases in 2 codons), whose product MKREIAKLVTDGFYRAALSLYSHCHSASLPPNKFTFXPLLIACAKLGSALQGQMIHTHLIKIGFLSDVYAATSLTDMYMKLYLLHDALQVFGEMPERNLVSLNSLISGFSQNGYRREALSVFKQVGFGTCRPNSGTIASLMSACESVGRGMEIHCXAIKLGVEADVFVATSIVTMYSYYEDLVSASKVFEGLPNKSVVSYNAFISGLLQNGVPHTALDMFKDMRECSVEEPNSVTFISVLSACASLLYLRFGRQVHGLIMKTEIEFDAMLATALVDFYSKCGCWQMAFDAFKEFDGSRNLITWNSMIAGMMLNDQTENAVELFEQLESEGLVPDSATWNSMISGFSQLGKGIEAIKYFKRMISAGVVPSLKSITSLLPSCSDLSALQCGKEIHGHAIRTNISTDEFIATALIDIYMKCGHYLLAQTIFDQFDRKPDDPAFWNAMISGYGINGQNESAFRIFDQMVEEKVHPSTATFTSVLSVCGHTGQVEKAWELLRKMKIDYGLEPKGEHIGCMVDLLGRAGRLDEAQELIQELPQPSASVFASLLGACKCHLDSKVGEEMAIKLSELEPENPSPFVILSNIYAACGRWRDVERIRGIMSDKGLRKHPGFSLIGET is encoded by the exons ATGAAGCGCGAAATAGCCAAGCTTGTCACGGATGGCTTCTACAGAGCAGCACTTTCCTTGTATTCCCATTGCCACTCAGCCTCGCTCCCTCCTAACAAATTCACCT CCCCTCTCCTCATAGCCTGTGCCAAACTCGGGTCAGCTCTACAAGGGCAGATGATCCATACCCATCTCATCAAAATCGGCTTTCTTTCTGACGTTTACGCAGCCACTTCTCTCACCGACATGTACATGAAACTGTATCTATTACATGATGCACTTCAGGTTTTCGGTGAAATGCCTGAAAGAAACTTGGTTTCCTTGAATTCCTTAATTTCGGGGTTTTCACAAAATGGGTATCGCAGAGAAGCATTATCGGTGTTTAAACAGGTGGGGTTTGGAACATGCAGGCCTAATTCCGGGACAATAGCTAGTTTGATGTCGGCGTGTGAAAGCGTTGGACGTGGCATGGAAATACATT TGGCGATAAAATTGGGAGTCGAGGCGGATGTTTTTGTTGCAACCTCGATTGTGACAATGTATTCATATTATGAAGATTTGGTTTCAGCTTCAAAGGTGTTTGAGGGGTTACCTAATAAGAGTGTAGTTAGCTATAATGCTTTCATTTCGGGACTTTTGCAGAATGGGGTTCCACATACGGCTTTGGACATGTTTAAGGACATGAGGGAATGTTCAGTCGAAGAGCCAAACTCGGTTACTTTTATTTCGGTTCTTTCTGCATGTGCTAGTCTTCTGTATCTTCGATTCGGTAGGCAAGTGCATGGACTCATAATGAAAACCGAAATAGAATTTGATGCTATGCTGGCAACGGCGCTGGTGGACTTTTACTCCAAATGTGGCTGTTGGCAAATGGCATTTGATGCTTTCAAAGAGTTTGATGGAAGCAGAAACTTAATAACATGGAATTCCATGATTGCTGGCATGATGTTGAATGATCAGACTGAGAACGCCGTTGAGTTATTTGAACAGTTAGAATCTGAAGGGCTGGTACCTGATTCAGCAACCTGGAATTCAATGATAAGCGGGTTTTCACAACTGGGGAAGGGGATTGAAGCCATTAAGTACTTCAAGAGAATGATATCTGCTGGCGTAGTCCCAAGTTTAAAATCTATCACAAGTCTTTTACCGTCTTGTTCAGATCTGTCTGCTCTGCAGTGTGGAAAAGAGATTCATGGACACGCGATTAGAACCAATATCAGTACTGACGAGTTCATTGCCACTGCACTTATTGATATTTACATGAAATGTGGTCATTATTTGTTGGCACAAACGATTTTCGATCAGTTTGATAGAAAACCTGATGACCCTGCGTTTTGGAATGCTATGATATCTGGTTACGGAATAAATGGGCAGAATGAATCTGCGTTTAGGATATTTGACCAGATGGTAGAAGAAAAAGTACATCCAAGTACGGCAACTTTTACTAGTGTGTTATCTGTCTGTGGCCACACTGGCCAGGTTGAAAAGGCTTGGGAACTTTTAAGGAAGATGAAGATAGATTATGGCTTGGAACCAAAAGGAGAACACATTGGTTGCATGGTGGACCTTTTGGGTCGAGCTGGTCGATTGGATGAAGCTCAAGAATTAATACAAGAATTACCACAGCCTTCTGCATCTGTTTTTGCTTCTTTACTTGGTGCTTGTAAATGTCATTTAGATTCAAAAGTGGGGGAAGAAATGGCAATAAAGCTGTCAGAATTGGAGCCAGAAAATCCGTCTCCTTTTGTGATCTTGTCTAATATATATGCCGCATGTGGAAGGTGGAGGGATGTGGAAAGGATTAGGGGGATAATGAGCGACAAAGGTTTGAGAAAGCACCCTGGCTTTAGCTTAATAGGAGAAACATGA
- the LOC121258750 gene encoding uncharacterized protein LOC121258750, translated as MLAYGVTENFMDEYIRIGKSTAIESLKKFSETIVSIFSDEYLRSPNANDIARLLAVGEQRGFPGMLRNIDCMHWKWKNCPATWKSMYSCHIRELTIILEAVALYDFWIWHAFFGMPGSHNDFNVLERSSIFTELAQGRAPPVNYTINGNHYEMGYYLADGIYPG; from the coding sequence ATGCTGGCATATGGGGTTACTgaaaattttatggatgaatacatacGTATTGGTAAAAGTACTGCAATTGAGAGCCTTAAAAAATTCTCTGAGACaatagtaagtattttttcagatgaatatttgCGATCTCCAAATGCCAATGATATTGCTCGATTGCTTGCGGTTGGTGAACAACGGGGATTCCCAGGAATGCTGAGAAACATTGACTGCATGCattggaagtggaaaaattgTCCCGCAACTTGGAAAAGTATGTACTCCTGCCACATTCGTGaactaactattattttagaagcagttGCTTTATATGATTTCTGGATatggcatgcattttttggtatgcCCGGTTCACATAACGACTTTAATGTGCTAGAGAGATCTTCTATTTTTACGGAACTTGCCCAAGGGCGTGCTCCTCCagtcaattacacaatcaatggcAACCACtacgagatggggtattatcttgCTGATGGTATCTATCCGGGATAG
- the LOC121257181 gene encoding ubiquitin-conjugating enzyme E2 2 — translation MSTPSRKRLMRDFKRLQQDPPAGISGAPQDNNIMLWNAVIFGPDDTPWDGGTFKLTLQFTEDYPNKPPTVRFVSRMFHPNIYADGSICLDILQNQWSPIYDVAAILTSIQSLLCDPNPNSPANSEAARMFSENKREYNRRVREIVEQSWTAD, via the exons ATGTCTACTCCATCACGGAAGAGACTGATGAGGGATTTTAAGAGGTTGCAGCAAGATCCTCCTGCGGGCATCAGTGGTGCTCCTCAAGACAACAACATAATGCTTTGGAATGCCGTTATCTTTGG GCCTGATGACACTCCATGGGATGGAG GTACGTTTAAATTGACGCTTCAGTTTACAGAGGATTACCCAAACAAGCCACCAACAGTTCGCTTTGTTTCTCGAATGTTCCATCCTAATA TCTATGCGGATGGAAGCATATGTTTGGACATTTTACAAAATCAATGGAGCCCTATATACGATGTTGCAGCCATACTTACCTCAATTCAG TCATTGCTCTGTGACCCAAACCCAAATTCTCCTGCAAATTCAGAAGCTGCACGGATGTTCAGCGAGAACAAACGTGAATATAATAGAAGAGTGCGTGAGATCGTTGAGCAGAGTTGGACTGCTGATTAG
- the LOC121257180 gene encoding probable LRR receptor-like serine/threonine-protein kinase At1g14390 — translation MMLLLPPFPEIISALHYFEIKPIQLYHKCYDSLYVKSYIIWMMTPISFSFSRIGISTSKLSFAQRMEIFWISFRFFYPALILAMLAPISIAQLTRSETRVLFQVQKLLEYPEALQGWTNWTNFCFLPPSPSLKIVCSNNHLTELSIVGNKSSPSHSPKPGSGEFAVSQQTLSERFSIDPFFTVLTKLSNLEVLSLVSLGLWGPLPAKIKRFWSLEVLNISSNFLYGEIPSSVASLKSLRSVVLADNLFNGSVPDLQSLVALQELNLGDNHLGPEFPSLGNNLVKIILSNNSFRSQIPSKVMNFAQLRHFDISSNEFQGPIPSSLFSLPSIQNLCLSENQITGALPVNTPCNDELELVDISNNLLIGKLPPCLVSKSSNRTVLYSWNCLSGGKSNYQHPLTFCHREALAVKPPIKSKEQKSSIKLGLVLGIIGGVVAIAGILGLLILVIVRRAAGRRDEDNKFDRSVADKMSVRDMPISNIDARRVPQTMRLAALGLPPYRVFTMEEIEDLTNNFDPSNLMGEECQGQLYKGWLRDGSVVLVKCLKLKQKILPQSLMQHIEVLSQLRHRHLVSILGHCIATSQDRPNTVSTAFIVFEHVPNGSLRNYLNDWRKKEMLKWPQRMAITIGVARGVQFLHTGIAPGIFGNKLKIKNVLLDKSLAAKISSYNIPLLSKVDTESILSGQDNHLSSTGTAEKQDVYQLGVILLEVITGKLITSASEVNDLKHQLEDGLAESASDLRAAVDPSIQGSFAYQSLKTAVEITLNCLSKDSSKRPSIEDVLWNLQYSIQVQEGWTSSGNLSTQM, via the exons ATGATGCTTTTGCTCCCCCCTTTTCCTGAAATTATTTCTGCTTTACATTACTTTGAGATAAAGCCCATTCAACTTTACCATAAATGTTATGATTCTTTATATGTTAAGAGTTACATCATTTGGATGATGACCCCAATCAGTTTCTCTTTCTCTAGGATTGGAATTTCAACTTCGAAGCTTAGCTTTGCCCAAAGAATGGAGATTTTCTGGATTTCTTTCCGTTTCTTCTATCCTGCACTCATTCTTGCCATGCTTGCTCCCATTTCAATTGCACAGCTGACTCGAAGCGAAACCCGAGTTCTTTTCCAAGTTCAGAAGCTCCTTGAGTACCCTGAAGCTCTTCAGGGGTGGACAAATTGGACCAATTTCTGTTTCCTCCCTCCCTCACCTTCTCTCAAGATTGTCTGCTCAAACAACCACCTAACTGAATTGTCTATCGTCGGAAACAAAAGCTCCCCTTCTCACAGCCCAAAACCTGGTTCTGGGGAATTTGCTGTTTCTCAGCAAACTCTGTCTGAAAGGTTCTCCATTGATCCTTTCTTCACTGTTCTAACAAAGCTTTCAAACTTGGAAGTGTTGTCACTTGTTTCCTTGGGCTTGTGGGGTCCTTTACCAGCCAAGATCAAACGGTTCTGGTCTCTAGAAGTGCTAAATATTAGCTCGAATTTTCTCTATGGAGAGATTCCTTCATCAGTTGCTTCGTTGAAAAGTCTGAGAAGTGTTGTTTTGGCAGATAATTTGTTCAATGGGAGTGTTCCAGATCTTCAAAGTCTCGTGGCTCTTCAAGAGCTGAATTTGGGTGACAACCATCTTGGACCGGAGTTTCCCTCACTAGGCAACAATCTTGTAAAAATCATATTGAGCAACAATTCTTTCAGATCTCAGATTCCCTCAAAAGTCATGAACTTTGCTCAGCTCCGGCACTTTGACATCTCTTCCAATGAGTTTCAGGGACCAATCCCATCTTCTCTGTTCTCTCTGCCCTCAATTCAGAATCTCTGTTTGTCAGAAAATCAAATAACCGGGGCTCTTCCGGTGAACACACCATGCAATGATGAGCTTGAGCTTGTAGACATTTCAAACAACCTTTTGATAGGAAAACTACCACCTTGCCTGGTATCAAAGTCTTCAAATCGTACTGTACTCTACTCATGGAACTGTTTGTCTGGAGGGAAATCAAATTACCAGCATCCACTTACATTTTGCCACAGAGAAGCATTGGCCGTTAAGCCTCCAATCAAAAGTAAGGAGCAGAAATCCAGCATCAAGCTAGGCCTAGTACTCGGTATCATTGGAGGTGTCGTGGCCATTGCCGGAATTCTCGGATTGCTGATTTTGGTCATTGTTCGAAGGGCAGCTGGGAGGAGAGATGAAGATAACAAATTTGACAGATCTGTAGCAGATAAAATGTCTGTCCGTGACATGCCAATATCAAACATTGATGCAA GACGTGTACCCCAGACAATGAGGTTAGCAGCACTGGGGCTCCCACCATATCGTGTTTTCACAATGGAGGAGATTGAAGATTTGACAAATAACTTCGACCCATCAAATTTGATGGGGGAAGAATGTCAAGGACAG CTCTACAAAGGCTGGCTAAGAGATGGTTCAGTGGTCCTGGTGAAGTGCCTGAAATTAAAGCAAAAGATTTTGCCACAGAGCTTGATGCAGCACATTGAAGTGCTATCCCAGCTGAGGCATAGGCATTTGGTCAGCATCCTTGGACACTGCATTGCCACTTCTCAAGACCGCCCCAATACAGTTAGCACtgcttttattgtttttgaacaCGTCCCAAACGGATCACTGAGGAATTATCTCAATG ATTGGAGAAAGAAGGAGATGCTGAAATGGCCACAGAGAATGGCAATCACCATTGGCGTAGCGAGAGGTGTGCAGTTTCTGCACACGGGGATTGCACCCGGTATATTTGGAAACAAGTTAAAGATCAAGAACGTTTTGTTGGATAAAAGCCTCGCCGCAAAAATTAGCAGCTATAACATTCCCTTGCTATCTAAG GTAGATACAGAGAGCATTCTCAGTGGACAGGACAACCATCTCAGCAG CACTGGAACTGCAGAGAAACAAGATGTTTATCAGTTGGGTGTCATCCTGCTTGAGGTTATAACCGGAAAACTGATCACATCAGCCAGTGAGGTGAATGACCTAAAACATCAG CTAGAGGATGGCTTGGCAGAATCAGCCTCAGATTTACGGGCTGCAGTCGATCCATCCATTCAAGGATCTTTTGCATATCAATCACTCAAAACCGCAGTTGAAATCACCCTCAATTGCCTCTCCAAAGATTCAAGCAAGCGCCCTTCAATAGAAGACGTTCTTTGGAATTTGCAATACTCAATCCAAGTTCAAGAAGGATGGACTAGCAGTGGAAACCTAAGTACACAGATGTAA